AAGAAGTTCGACCAGGAGCCGGCAACGTTCGTAGCCGAGTCGGAGAACAGGGCGTTGACCCGGTCGGCCATGGTCGACAGCTGCTTCAGGCGCGCGAGTTCGCCGCTGCTGTCGAGCAGGCGCGAGATCGCCAGCTGGTCTGCAGCCCGGCGGATGTCGGTGATCCGGGTGCCGCTGCCCACCTCGCCAAAACCATAGTTCTGCGGATCGGCGGTAGCGAAGTCGACCTTCTGCCGGCTGTAGCCGGGCGTATTGATGTTGGCGACGTTATGGCTGGTGGTCGCCAACGCACGCTGGAAGGCGAGCAGGGCACTGGTACCGGTGGAAAGGACGCTGGACATGGGGTTCCTCAACGACGGGTGATACCCAGCGCCGCAGTCGCGGTGCTGGCGAAGGTCTGGCCAAGGCGCGTGCCGGCGTCGGCCACGGCGGCCACGGCGCGCTCGATGGTCGGGCCGCCGGCGATCGCGGCGATCTTGGCCGCGTAGCGCGGATCAGTGGCGTAGCCGGCGCGCTGCAGGCCGCGGGCGAAGCCCTGCACGTCGGTACCTGCCTGCAGGGCCTGCTGGTAGCGCGGGCTGCTCTTCAGCAGGCGCACGTAGTCGGCAAAGCTCTCGGCCGGGGTGCTGTAGGCGCGGAAGCTGGCGGTTTCGTTACGGCGCACGCCATCGACATACTCGTGGGTACCGGCAACGGCGCTCTGGCCCTTCCAGCCGGTGGCCTTGATGCCGAACAGGTTGTGCGAGGTGCTGCCGTCGGCGTGCTTGATCTGGCGCTTGCCCCAGCCGGTTTCCAGCGCGGCCTGGGCGACCAGGGCGCGGGCGTCCACGCCCAGTTCCTTGGCCGCGCTCTGTGCGTGTTCCCAGATGCTGGCCACGAAGCCCTCAGGGGTGTTCGCGCCCAACTGGGCCACGGCGGTGCGCGTTGCCAGCGCATCGGCCTGGGTGCCGACGCTGCCGCGGTTGCTGGCGGTGGCCGCCCACTGGTCGTTGCTGGCGGCCCAGTCGTCGCCGTCGATGCTGCTGGCGTACGGGTCGTGGGTGCCCAGCGAACGGTGCATGCTGCTGCTGTCGCGGCCGGCGATCAGGTCCAGCGCCTGTTCCATCGGGGCCAGTGCCGGGTTGACCGCAGCCTGTGCGCCGTCCTGGGTGCCGGCGGCCATCTGCTGCAGCATGCGCACGGCCTGGCTGGCATCGTCCAGCGACATCGACGGGGCTGTCGTGGCCGGTGCATTCAACTGGTACGCGCGGCTGGCCTTGGCCGGGTCCACGCGGGTGTCCAGCGCCGGGCCATCGGCCTGCTGGCCGGACAGCTGGCGGCTGATCATCGACGACAGGCCCAGGCCCTTGCCGCGGGTCATCGCCTCGGCGATCTTCTGGTCGTACATCTCCCGGA
This genomic stretch from Stenotrophomonas sp. SAU14A_NAIMI4_5 harbors:
- the flgJ gene encoding flagellar assembly peptidoglycan hydrolase FlgJ, with the protein product MRINPAFDLNPVQQNDPAKIDKVARQLEGQFAQMLVKSMRDASFGDSLFPGENKMFREMYDQKIAEAMTRGKGLGLSSMISRQLSGQQADGPALDTRVDPAKASRAYQLNAPATTAPSMSLDDASQAVRMLQQMAAGTQDGAQAAVNPALAPMEQALDLIAGRDSSSMHRSLGTHDPYASSIDGDDWAASNDQWAATASNRGSVGTQADALATRTAVAQLGANTPEGFVASIWEHAQSAAKELGVDARALVAQAALETGWGKRQIKHADGSTSHNLFGIKATGWKGQSAVAGTHEYVDGVRRNETASFRAYSTPAESFADYVRLLKSSPRYQQALQAGTDVQGFARGLQRAGYATDPRYAAKIAAIAGGPTIERAVAAVADAGTRLGQTFASTATAALGITRR